One window from the genome of Osmerus mordax isolate fOsmMor3 chromosome 19, fOsmMor3.pri, whole genome shotgun sequence encodes:
- the LOC136963350 gene encoding ankyrin repeat domain-containing protein SOWAHA-like isoform X2 has translation MHNKPYALPLRMPPSATRIEIRKLKTDDDPPLRADPEQDTYSPYRYKRRPSTDSVSHGSPQLRRATKSSKPIEEPKFSSTIPLEQAEHQWLVGSASGHWSQVYGLLMRDTQLADKRDFLSGFTALHWAAKCGKSDMVTNIMEKSKEKGVQVDVNAKSHGGYTPLHIAALHDQEFIMAMLVNVYGADVNKRDNSGKKAHHYLHGGITDGVRRILTQSDLQPQQETVAQEKEKEKEELDLFPDLSKGLQTISRLFQPHVPGTKKKKQRVGLYSLRDDPREEREESSARPRASDMFT, from the coding sequence ATGCACAACAAGCCTTACGCACTGCCTTTGAGGATGCCTCCCAGTGCAACGCGGATTGAGATCCGAAAACTGAAAACGGACGACGACCCTCCATTGAGAGCCGACCCTGAACAAGACACCTACAGCCCCTACAGGTACAAACGAAGGCCGTCCACAGACAGCGTGAGTCATGGATCTCCTCAGCTTAGGAGGGCAACAAAGAGCTCCAAGCCCATAGAGGAGCCCAAGTTCTCCTCCACCATACCTCTGGAGCAGGCAGAGCACCAGTGGCTAGTCGGGTCCGCCTCGGGCCACTGGAGCCAGGTGTACGGGCTCCTCATGAGAGACACACAGCTGGCGGACAAAAGagacttcctgtctggtttCACGGCCCTCCACTGGGCGGCCAAGTGCGGCAAAAGTGACATGGTGACAAACATCATGGAGAAATCCAAGGAAAAAGGCGTCCAAGTCGACGTCAACGCAAAGAGTCACGGGGGATACACCCCCCTGCACATCGCCGCCTTGCACGACCAGGAGTTCATCATGGCCATGCTGGTGAATGTCTACGGGGCGGACGTGAACAAACGGGACAACAGTGGGAAGAAGGCGCACCACTACCTCCACGGAGGGATAACGGACGGAGTGAGGAGGATTCTTACACAGTCAGATCTGCAGCCCCAGCAGGAGACGGTCgcccaggagaaggagaaggagaaggaggagttggACCTCTTCCCGGACCTCTCCAAGGGCCTGCAGACCATCAGCCGCCTCTTCCAGCCCCACGTGCCAGGGaccaagaagaagaagcagaGGGTAGGGTTGTATTCGCTGAGAGACGACCcccgggaggagagagaggagagctccGCCAGACCCAGAGCCTCAGACATGTTCACATGA
- the LOC136963350 gene encoding ankyrin repeat domain-containing protein SOWAHA-like isoform X1, whose amino-acid sequence MEVTQDAILKVIVEEGGKLKNSELVSKFKDSLNCADQAEKKQYRDLFKRFVNNVAVVKEIEEVKYVVIRKKYQHLIQADDTLNNADEDFQDILSPVQESENSKQHSQDGKGTIFCAPDRVAQQAAISSLSQCASNDSETHPSPEECFTIELALERVQSVDFKPKRSFNFSQNQTAGVKVVQPVFGQKTTVMHNKPYALPLRMPPSATRIEIRKLKTDDDPPLRADPEQDTYSPYRYKRRPSTDSVSHGSPQLRRATKSSKPIEEPKFSSTIPLEQAEHQWLVGSASGHWSQVYGLLMRDTQLADKRDFLSGFTALHWAAKCGKSDMVTNIMEKSKEKGVQVDVNAKSHGGYTPLHIAALHDQEFIMAMLVNVYGADVNKRDNSGKKAHHYLHGGITDGVRRILTQSDLQPQQETVAQEKEKEKEELDLFPDLSKGLQTISRLFQPHVPGTKKKKQRVGLYSLRDDPREEREESSARPRASDMFT is encoded by the coding sequence ATGGAAGTGACTCAAGATGCTATTTTGAAAGTAATTGTAGAGGAAGGGGGAAAATTGAAAAATTCTGAGTTAGTGAGCAAATTCAAAGATTCCTTGAACTGCGCGGACCAGGCAGAGAAGAAACAGTACAGGGATCTTTTCAAAAGGTTCGTGAACAACGTTGCGGTAGTGAAAGAAATTGAAGAGGTCAAGTATGTTGTCATTAGGAAAAAGTATCAGCATCTGATACAGGCGGATGATACTTTAAACAACGCTGATGAAGACTTCCAAGATATACTCTCACCTGTTCAGGAGAGCGAGAATAGCAAACAGCATTCTCAAGACGGAAAAGGTACGATCTTTTGTGCTCCTGATCGAGTTGCACAACAGGCTGCTATCTCAAGTCTCAGCCAGTGTGCCTCAAATGACAGTGAAACTCATCCATCACCAGAGGAGTGTTTTACCATTGAGTTGGCATTGGAGAGAGTCCAAAGTGTTGATTTCAAACCTAAAAGATCTTTCAATTTTAGTCAGAACCAGACAGCCGGTGTAAAGGTAGTTCAGCCTGTCTTTGGTCAGAAGACCACTGTCATGCACAACAAGCCTTACGCACTGCCTTTGAGGATGCCTCCCAGTGCAACGCGGATTGAGATCCGAAAACTGAAAACGGACGACGACCCTCCATTGAGAGCCGACCCTGAACAAGACACCTACAGCCCCTACAGGTACAAACGAAGGCCGTCCACAGACAGCGTGAGTCATGGATCTCCTCAGCTTAGGAGGGCAACAAAGAGCTCCAAGCCCATAGAGGAGCCCAAGTTCTCCTCCACCATACCTCTGGAGCAGGCAGAGCACCAGTGGCTAGTCGGGTCCGCCTCGGGCCACTGGAGCCAGGTGTACGGGCTCCTCATGAGAGACACACAGCTGGCGGACAAAAGagacttcctgtctggtttCACGGCCCTCCACTGGGCGGCCAAGTGCGGCAAAAGTGACATGGTGACAAACATCATGGAGAAATCCAAGGAAAAAGGCGTCCAAGTCGACGTCAACGCAAAGAGTCACGGGGGATACACCCCCCTGCACATCGCCGCCTTGCACGACCAGGAGTTCATCATGGCCATGCTGGTGAATGTCTACGGGGCGGACGTGAACAAACGGGACAACAGTGGGAAGAAGGCGCACCACTACCTCCACGGAGGGATAACGGACGGAGTGAGGAGGATTCTTACACAGTCAGATCTGCAGCCCCAGCAGGAGACGGTCgcccaggagaaggagaaggagaaggaggagttggACCTCTTCCCGGACCTCTCCAAGGGCCTGCAGACCATCAGCCGCCTCTTCCAGCCCCACGTGCCAGGGaccaagaagaagaagcagaGGGTAGGGTTGTATTCGCTGAGAGACGACCcccgggaggagagagaggagagctccGCCAGACCCAGAGCCTCAGACATGTTCACATGA
- the ccni2 gene encoding cyclin-I, translating to MKNPAVAENRRLVGLLEDALARELRLWKVPVFKSDRIQGTDISSFQYQDVILWLGERSRLFKLCPETFALGVCVLNRLLATVKAQPKYLKCIAFTSLILAAKINEEDDVIGSVKDLVVQSGCNFSTAEILRMERIILDKLHWDLYTATAVDFINIFHALLISSHPHLDAGARGAAQKRPCLQVALWTRQVQHCMACHQLWQFRGSTLALAIITLELETLTPDWFSVFTDLLKKAQIQSAEFIHCKEMVDEYLNSLEFSLPPNAVYIFDSTNVTKLQDEVEEGGGGVWGPGALLTPARGSGGEGDTDEFYDGFGCLYNEALEAGGGDMEGQVQKNVSPCPPLHPPGN from the exons ATGAAGAACCCAGCTGTGGCCGAGAACCGACGGCTGGTTGGATTGTTGGAGGACGCACTGGCCCGAGAGCTGCGCCTCTGGAAGGTCCCCGTCTTCAAAAGTGATCGGATTCAG GGTACTGACATCTCCTCATTTCAATACCAAGATGTGATCCTCtggttgggggagaggagcagactgTTTAAGCTCTGCCCAGAAACCTTTGCTCTcggagtgtgtgttctgaacAGACTTCTGGCTACAGTCAAG GCTCAGCCCAAGTATCTGAAGTGTATCGCCTTCACCTCACTCATCCTGGCTGCCAAGATCAATGAGGAGGATGAT GTGATTGGGTCTGTGAAGGACCTCGTTGTGCAGAGCGGATGCAACTTTTCAACTGCCGAGATTCTTCGCATGGAGAGGATCATACTAGACAAGCTGCACTGGGACCTGTACACCGCCACTGCCGTCGACTTCATCAACATC TTCCACGCCCTGCTGATCTCCAGCCACCCGCATCTGGACGCCGGCGCGAGGGGGGCCGCTCAGAAGAGACCCTGCCTCCAGGTGGCGCTGTGGACCAGGCAGGTGCAGCACTGCATGGCGTGCCACCAGCTGTGGCAGTTCAGGGGCTCCACGCTAGCCTTGGCCATCATCACCTTGGAGCTGGAGACGCTCACGCCTGATTGGTTCTCCGTCTTCACAGACCTGTTGAAAAAGGCACAG ATCCAAAGTGCTGAGTTCATCCACTGCAAGGAGATGGTTGACGAGTACCTGAACAGCCTGGAGTTCTCCCTGCCACCCAACGCCGTCTACATATTCGACAGCACCAATGTGACCAAGCTccaggatgaggtggaggaggggggagggggcgtgtgGGGCCCGGGTGCCTTGCTGACACCCGCcagggggagtggaggtgagggggacacAGACGAGTTCTACGATGGGTTCGGGTGTCTGTACAATGAGGCCTTGGAAGCTGGAGGCGGTGATATGGAGGGCCAGGTCCAGAAGAATGTGtccccctgcccgcccctgCACCCACCTGGCAACTAG
- the septin8a gene encoding septin-8-A: protein MAATDVDIFSNEEKRNLSLGGHVGFDSLPDQLVSKSVTQGFCFNILCVGETGIGKSTLMNTLFNTMFENEEASHYQNSVYLRPRTYDLLESNVHLKLTIVDSVGFGDQINKEESYKPIVDYIDTQFENYLQEELKIKRSLFNYHDTRIHICLYFIAPTGHSLKSLDLVTMKKLDSKVNIIPIIAKADTISKSELHKFKIKIMSELVSNGVQIYQFPTDDEAVTEINSSMNAHLPFAVVGSVEEVKVGNKTVRARQYPWGVVQVENESHCDFVKLREMLIRVNMEDLREQTHARHYELYRRCKLEEMGFKDTDPDCQPFSLQETYEAKRKEFLGDLQHKEEEMRQMFVTKVKETEAELKEKERELHDKFEQLKRMHQEEKRKVEEKRRDLEEEMNAFNRRKVAAETLSLSQPLKKDKDKKN from the exons ATGGCTGCTACGGACGTCGACATATTTTCT AATGAAGAAAAGCGTAACCTCAGTTTGGGCGGCCATGTTGGATTCGACAGCCTCCCGGACCAGCTGGTCAGTAAATCGGTGACACAGGGTTTCTGCTTCAACATCCTCTGCGTAG GGGAAACGGGTATTGGCAAGTCAACGTTAATGAACACGCTCTTCAACACCATGTTTGAGAACGAGGAGGCCAGCCATTACCAGAATAGCGTTTACCTGAGGCCGAGGACGTACGACCTGCTGGAGAGCAACGTCCACTTGAAGCTGACCATCGTGGACTCTGTGGGCTTTGGAGACCAGATCaacaaggaggagag TTATAAGCCTATCGTGGACTACATCGACACACAGTTTGAGAACTACCTTCAGGAGGAGCTGAAGATCAAGCGCTCCCTCTTCAACTACCACGACACTCGCATCCACATCTGCCTGTACTTCATCGCCCCCACAGGACACTCGCTCAAGTCCCTGGATCTGGTTACCATGAAGAAGCTGGACAGCAAGGTAAAC ATAATCCCCATCATAGCCAAGGCCGACACCATCTCCAAGAGCGAGCTCCACAAGTTCAAGATCAAGATCATGAGTGAGCTGGTCAGCAACGGCGTCCAGATCTACCAGTTCCCCACGGACGACGAGGCCGTCACGGAGATCAACTCCTCCATGAAC GCTCACCTTCCCTTTGCCGTGGTGGGCAGCGTTGAGGAGGTCAAAGTGGGGAACAAAACAGTTCGAGCGAGGCAGTACCCCTGGGGGGTTGTACAAG TCGAGAACGAGAGCCACTGTGACTTTGTGAAGCTGCGCGAGATGCTGATCAGGGTGAACATGGAGGACCTGAGGGAGCAGACTCACGCGCGCCACTACGAGCTCTACAGACGCTGCAAGCTGGAGGAGATGGGCTTCAAAGACACCGACCCCGACTGTCAGCCTTTCAG TCTTCAGGAGACGTACGAGGCCAAGAGGAAAGAGTTCCTGGGCGACCTGCAacacaaggaggaggagatgaggcagATGTTCGTCACCAAAGTCAAGGAGACGGAAGCTGAGcttaaggagaaggagagagag CTGCACGACAAGTTTGAGCAGCTGAAGCGCATGcaccaggaggagaagaggaaggtggaggagaagcggcgcgacctggaggaggagatgaacgcCTTCAACCGCAGGAAGGTGGCGGCCGAGACCCTCTCCTTATCCCAGCCTCTCAAGAAGGACAAGGACAAGAAAAA ttAA